From Arthrobacter sp. FW306-2-2C-D06B, a single genomic window includes:
- a CDS encoding ABC transporter ATP-binding protein: MMNSEIAPGKAPVVRGDGHGSQSLLEVRGLGVRLPSGPKAEVRAVHSVDLSVGRGERVGIVGESGSGKSVTGRAIAGLLPQSGRVVVEGSIRFCDEEYVGASPKMWRNVRRELVSMIFQDPLSSLNPTMRIGRQVAECGRPLLSNERVFEYLEMAGLSDPAGVARKFPFELSGGMRQRVSIAIALAKGPELVIADEPTTALDVTVQAKVLATLKRSVDELGTSLLMISHDLAVIAKMCDRVYVMYNGRVVESGDTYSVFTRPQENYTQSLLKSVRSLSSADDALFSFEKDETRK, translated from the coding sequence ATGATGAACTCTGAGATTGCGCCGGGGAAGGCCCCGGTGGTCCGCGGTGACGGCCACGGTTCGCAGTCGCTGCTGGAGGTCCGTGGTCTTGGCGTGCGGTTGCCGTCTGGTCCGAAAGCAGAAGTGCGGGCAGTCCATTCCGTGGACTTGTCCGTGGGCCGCGGTGAACGTGTGGGTATTGTCGGGGAGTCCGGTTCCGGTAAATCGGTGACAGGCCGGGCCATCGCCGGCTTGTTGCCGCAGTCCGGGCGAGTGGTGGTCGAGGGTTCCATCCGGTTCTGTGATGAAGAGTATGTCGGCGCTTCACCCAAAATGTGGAGAAATGTCCGTCGCGAGCTGGTCTCGATGATTTTCCAGGATCCATTGAGCTCGCTGAACCCGACCATGCGGATCGGCCGTCAGGTCGCCGAGTGCGGGCGGCCGTTGCTGTCGAACGAGAGAGTCTTCGAGTACCTTGAAATGGCAGGCCTGTCCGATCCGGCGGGCGTCGCACGGAAGTTTCCGTTCGAGCTCAGCGGCGGCATGAGGCAGCGGGTGTCGATAGCGATTGCCCTGGCCAAAGGCCCGGAGCTCGTGATCGCGGACGAGCCGACCACTGCCTTGGACGTCACGGTCCAGGCCAAGGTGTTGGCCACGCTGAAGCGCTCCGTGGATGAACTTGGTACTTCGTTGCTGATGATTTCGCATGATCTGGCCGTCATCGCCAAGATGTGCGACCGCGTCTATGTCATGTATAACGGTCGCGTGGTGGAGTCCGGTGATACCTATTCCGTGTTCACGCGTCCTCAGGAGAACTACACCCAGAGCCTGCTGAAAAGCGTGCGGAGTCTGTCCAGCGCGGACGATGCACTCTTCTCGTTCGAGAAAGACGAGACAAGGAAATGA
- a CDS encoding ABC transporter ATP-binding protein: MRLRAESLTKTFGRKQRPGKPGLQVRAVDSVNVSVNAGDFVTIVGESGSGKSTLARMMLGLITPDEGRVSIGGVSIAGTSRKEQFKFRSAVQAVLQDPSGSLNPRKTVRTALAEVARLHGVATNRSDIDAKVRETLSLVGLTPAGTYLDRYPHELSGGQRQRVLIARALIPGPKIIVADEAVSALDVSVKSGILSLMCDLQKRLGIGYLFITHDLTVVKKVADYVYVMQNGRVVEEATPAELFTNPQHDCTRSLLNARLELDDVLQERYTNHEQVA, translated from the coding sequence ATGCGTCTGAGGGCCGAATCCCTGACGAAGACATTCGGCCGGAAGCAACGGCCCGGGAAGCCGGGTCTGCAAGTGCGTGCCGTGGACTCCGTAAACGTGTCAGTGAACGCGGGGGACTTCGTCACGATCGTCGGAGAGAGCGGAAGCGGCAAGAGCACCCTGGCAAGAATGATGCTCGGACTGATCACCCCCGACGAAGGCCGTGTCAGCATCGGCGGTGTCAGCATCGCCGGCACATCACGAAAGGAGCAGTTCAAGTTCCGCTCCGCGGTCCAGGCCGTTCTCCAGGATCCTTCCGGATCCTTGAACCCGCGCAAGACAGTACGCACGGCACTGGCGGAAGTGGCCAGGCTCCACGGCGTGGCCACGAACCGCTCCGACATCGACGCCAAGGTCCGCGAAACGCTCAGCCTGGTCGGACTGACACCCGCAGGAACCTACCTCGACCGGTACCCACACGAACTCAGCGGCGGCCAACGCCAGCGCGTCCTCATCGCACGCGCGCTCATCCCCGGTCCGAAGATCATCGTCGCGGACGAAGCCGTCTCCGCCCTCGACGTGTCAGTGAAGTCCGGAATCCTGTCCCTCATGTGCGACCTCCAGAAACGCCTCGGGATCGGCTACCTCTTCATCACCCACGACCTGACCGTCGTGAAGAAAGTCGCCGACTACGTCTACGTCATGCAAAACGGCCGCGTCGTGGAAGAAGCCACACCCGCCGAACTCTTCACCAACCCCCAACACGACTGCACACGATCACTCCTCAACGCCCGACTCGAACTCGACGACGTCCTCCAAGAACGCTACACCAACCACGAACAAGTCGCCTGA
- a CDS encoding ATP-binding protein: MPGFRLEDLGALIRAHRTDDSVTRAVARILRAELVVNDDIGLLPVATDAAEGLYPVVDAYERRPVAISSNLHLAAFDELIPKTLATATVDRLLHHAHVCQTSGDSIRLTQASSEKEAPN; this comes from the coding sequence TTGCCTGGGTTCAGGCTCGAGGACCTCGGCGCCCTGATCCGCGCCCACCGCACCGACGACAGCGTCACCCGGGCCGTCGCCAGGATCCTTCGCGCCGAACTGGTGGTGAACGATGACATCGGCCTCTTGCCCGTGGCCACCGACGCCGCCGAAGGCCTCTACCCGGTCGTGGACGCCTACGAAAGGCGCCCCGTCGCGATTTCCTCGAACCTTCACTTGGCGGCCTTTGACGAGCTCATCCCCAAAACCCTGGCCACGGCCACCGTAGACCGCCTCCTGCACCACGCCCACGTCTGCCAAACCAGCGGCGACTCCATCCGCCTCACCCAGGCCTCGTCGGAAAAGGAGGCACCCAACTGA
- a CDS encoding alpha/beta fold hydrolase — MAEEPRILAPRNFVLVHGAFHGGWCWGPVRDRLTALGHRVFTPSLTGLGDRSHLLGPDIHVETHISDVVNVIEYEDLDDVVLVGHSYGGWVISGVAERVLPRLASIVFVDAVMPENGDSILEQAPDATGEVLTRLRAEGRWGHTPPQAEYFGIQTAENRAWVDSKMSPHPISHWEDRITLTGAREAVPKKAYVWASEWKHPVPEGFANKHPVLEGFAKKFEATPGWVRYDVPCGHDVMVDRPERLAGILIDCA, encoded by the coding sequence GTGGCGGAGGAGCCGAGGATCCTGGCGCCGCGCAACTTCGTTCTCGTCCATGGGGCCTTTCATGGTGGCTGGTGTTGGGGTCCCGTCCGTGATCGGCTTACCGCGCTGGGGCATCGTGTCTTTACGCCTTCTCTGACGGGACTCGGAGACAGATCGCATCTGCTGGGTCCGGATATTCATGTGGAAACGCATATTAGTGATGTCGTTAACGTGATCGAATACGAAGACTTGGATGACGTGGTCCTTGTTGGCCATTCGTACGGTGGCTGGGTGATCTCCGGTGTGGCAGAAAGGGTGCTTCCCCGACTGGCTTCGATAGTATTCGTCGATGCTGTCATGCCGGAAAACGGCGACAGCATTCTTGAGCAAGCTCCGGACGCTACTGGGGAGGTGCTCACGCGCCTCCGAGCGGAGGGCCGTTGGGGCCACACTCCGCCCCAGGCCGAGTACTTTGGAATCCAGACTGCGGAGAACCGGGCATGGGTCGATTCCAAGATGAGTCCGCACCCGATCAGCCACTGGGAAGACCGGATCACTTTAACTGGTGCACGAGAAGCCGTTCCCAAGAAAGCATACGTCTGGGCAAGCGAATGGAAGCACCCTGTTCCCGAGGGCTTTGCAAACAAGCACCCCGTGCTCGAAGGGTTCGCGAAGAAATTCGAGGCTACGCCGGGCTGGGTTAGATATGACGTCCCGTGTGGCCATGACGTCATGGTTGACCGACCGGAGAGGCTCGCTGGGATCCTGATCGACTGCGCCTGA
- a CDS encoding SDR family NAD(P)-dependent oxidoreductase, translating to MDMFGLSGKGALIIGGGWGIGGQTALALAKVGCNVAVVDINAEKAEEVCEKARELGVEATALVGDVLDDVQAERIIAEAEAALGGVDVLITVVGGGSWSTLLETSAEGFDADLNMNLRYVFVLGKAFAAACVRAGRPGAATFVSSVGSIIATPGLGPYSAAKAGLNQLVKSMAIEWAEHGIRVNAIAPGSTMTPRRPDSSPAEERVRRSTLPMQRLGRPEEMAGPILFLSSDLASYVTGQTLPVDGGMTSANPIDFSTPL from the coding sequence ATGGACATGTTTGGACTATCAGGCAAGGGAGCTCTCATTATCGGCGGGGGCTGGGGAATCGGTGGCCAAACCGCCTTGGCGCTGGCCAAGGTCGGCTGCAATGTCGCCGTCGTCGACATCAACGCGGAAAAGGCCGAGGAGGTCTGCGAAAAGGCGCGGGAGTTGGGCGTAGAAGCCACAGCCCTCGTTGGCGACGTGCTCGATGATGTTCAGGCGGAGCGAATCATCGCGGAGGCAGAAGCTGCACTGGGCGGCGTGGATGTGTTGATAACGGTTGTTGGTGGCGGTTCGTGGTCCACGCTCCTGGAAACCAGCGCGGAGGGCTTCGACGCTGACCTCAATATGAATCTTCGCTATGTGTTCGTGCTCGGCAAGGCGTTTGCCGCTGCGTGCGTACGGGCTGGCCGACCAGGCGCCGCGACATTTGTGTCTTCCGTGGGTAGCATCATCGCCACGCCCGGTTTGGGACCTTACAGTGCGGCGAAAGCGGGGCTTAACCAGTTGGTCAAGTCCATGGCGATTGAATGGGCAGAACACGGTATCCGAGTCAACGCGATCGCGCCCGGCTCGACGATGACGCCCCGGCGACCGGACTCGAGTCCAGCCGAGGAGCGCGTCCGCCGTAGCACGCTTCCGATGCAGCGTCTCGGCAGGCCCGAGGAGATGGCAGGGCCTATCTTGTTCCTTTCGTCCGATCTCGCGAGCTACGTGACTGGGCAAACGCTTCCCGTCGACGGTGGTATGACGTCGGCGAACCCTATTGACTTTTCGACCCCGCTGTAG
- a CDS encoding zinc-dependent alcohol dehydrogenase: MEVPLPDTLADGDALARVEASGLCGSDYEQYIGNFDESGILEYPCIIGHEPLLRIDRLTPAAKERWNVEEGDRVLTWPLGCTVCQNCAAGNRLACTSPGRIRRGYASVERGLWGSLSEYMMIAANTVIHKIPEGVPAEDVLLFNPLAAGFDWAVSRGGVTIGDDVLILGSGQRGLASVVACREAGANRIIITGTPNSTEKLKIALKLGATDAIVVDPNEPSSLIDQIGSEVVDVALDVTPNAMQPIMDSLVAVRRCGTVVLGGLKGMNKLPDFVPDQLVLKSLDLRGALGYSARSQKRAIDAILSGRYDFSDWHTHTLPLDRAEEAIQILGGEIKTGRAPIHVTVMGS; this comes from the coding sequence ATGGAAGTTCCGCTCCCTGACACCCTGGCCGACGGCGATGCGCTTGCTCGCGTTGAAGCGTCGGGGTTGTGCGGCAGTGACTACGAGCAATACATCGGAAATTTTGACGAATCCGGCATTCTTGAATACCCATGCATCATCGGCCACGAACCGTTGCTCCGGATCGACCGTCTCACGCCGGCCGCGAAGGAGCGGTGGAACGTCGAGGAAGGTGACAGAGTGCTCACCTGGCCGCTTGGTTGCACGGTATGCCAGAACTGCGCAGCTGGAAACCGACTGGCGTGTACTTCACCCGGCCGGATCCGGCGTGGTTACGCATCGGTCGAGCGCGGTCTCTGGGGGAGTCTCTCCGAATATATGATGATCGCGGCGAACACAGTCATCCACAAGATCCCCGAAGGTGTTCCGGCTGAGGACGTATTGCTGTTCAACCCATTGGCGGCAGGATTTGACTGGGCCGTTTCGCGTGGGGGCGTCACCATCGGGGATGATGTGTTGATTCTGGGTTCCGGCCAGCGGGGGTTGGCATCGGTTGTGGCTTGCCGTGAAGCTGGTGCAAACCGGATCATCATAACGGGCACGCCCAACAGTACTGAGAAGTTGAAGATCGCCCTCAAGCTCGGAGCTACAGACGCCATAGTCGTGGACCCCAATGAGCCGAGCAGTCTCATCGATCAGATTGGTTCCGAGGTCGTGGACGTCGCACTGGATGTCACACCAAACGCCATGCAGCCGATCATGGACTCCCTCGTTGCCGTCAGGCGCTGTGGCACAGTAGTCCTGGGGGGGCTCAAGGGCATGAATAAGCTCCCCGACTTCGTGCCGGATCAGCTTGTGCTGAAGAGTCTCGACCTGCGCGGTGCGCTCGGCTATAGTGCGCGCAGTCAGAAGCGTGCAATCGATGCCATCCTCTCCGGCCGCTACGATTTCTCAGACTGGCACACACATACTCTGCCCCTCGACCGCGCCGAGGAAGCGATTCAGATTCTCGGCGGCGAGATCAAGACGGGGCGGGCTCCAATCCACGTCACAGTTATGGGGTCTTAG
- a CDS encoding ABC transporter substrate-binding protein, whose product MRRRSMKWLAVGVVVGALALSGCSNSSSGGSNTAEKTLISAVGDNPPNFNRYLGTGASTVIIGSGTFYEGLTQLDANYKPVPLLAKSWTVSADGLVYTFKLQDGITSQDGKPFTSADVKFDFEKLMPLSAQLAPITKQINSVETPDATTVVVNFKTPYAPFLSALAGAWMIPEHIFTTKDIATDPANMKPIGTGPYKLDSFTPGDKAVLSRYDGYWGQKGDVNKIIFKVMPDTSARMLALQSGDIDYLYGAYVDKAQQAQLNKSKFDLPDVLGGKGSETVFFNTEREVVSNPQVRRAIYQAIDKQAIVDKALFGLGDAARGPIPKAFSQLIDGSVDFTKELPYSSSAAAAALDQAGYKADSSGNRFTLRLAFDSTQAVYSAIANLIQANLKAVGITVQLEALDSKVWVDKTYTKRDFDMSLNGFFTFEDPSIGTTRLYTCNAGKVPYKNASGTCDNVIDDAFTKAGQVTDPTERAKYFAIAEKRILETMPSMPLVSLNGYSVVDKKFNMDAANAVSSTAWATIRSR is encoded by the coding sequence ATGCGCAGACGTTCTATGAAATGGTTGGCTGTGGGGGTGGTCGTTGGTGCCCTTGCCCTCTCGGGATGCAGCAACAGTTCGAGTGGCGGATCGAACACCGCCGAGAAGACGCTAATTAGCGCCGTTGGCGACAATCCCCCTAACTTCAACCGGTATCTCGGTACTGGGGCCTCGACGGTCATCATCGGTTCCGGCACATTTTACGAGGGGCTGACCCAGTTGGACGCCAACTACAAGCCCGTGCCGCTCCTTGCAAAGTCGTGGACCGTCTCTGCTGATGGCCTCGTGTACACGTTTAAGCTGCAGGATGGAATTACATCCCAGGATGGCAAGCCGTTTACCTCGGCCGACGTGAAGTTCGACTTCGAAAAGCTAATGCCGCTGAGCGCTCAACTGGCGCCGATTACGAAGCAGATTAATTCAGTCGAAACACCGGACGCCACGACGGTTGTGGTGAACTTCAAAACTCCCTACGCACCGTTCCTTAGCGCCTTGGCTGGTGCATGGATGATACCAGAACACATTTTCACTACTAAGGACATTGCCACGGACCCCGCCAACATGAAGCCAATCGGCACTGGTCCGTACAAGCTCGATAGTTTCACGCCGGGCGATAAGGCAGTTCTGTCCCGCTACGACGGATATTGGGGGCAGAAGGGTGACGTCAACAAGATCATCTTCAAAGTCATGCCTGATACAAGCGCCCGCATGCTTGCCCTGCAAAGTGGTGACATCGATTATCTGTACGGCGCATATGTGGATAAGGCACAGCAGGCACAGCTCAATAAGAGTAAGTTCGATCTGCCAGACGTTTTGGGTGGAAAGGGGAGTGAAACCGTCTTCTTCAATACCGAACGTGAGGTCGTGTCCAACCCGCAGGTTCGGCGGGCGATCTACCAAGCAATCGACAAGCAGGCCATCGTCGACAAGGCACTGTTCGGTTTAGGAGACGCCGCCCGTGGCCCGATTCCCAAGGCTTTCAGTCAGCTGATCGATGGCTCTGTTGACTTCACAAAGGAGCTGCCGTATTCCTCGAGCGCAGCTGCGGCTGCTCTCGATCAGGCGGGCTACAAGGCAGACAGCAGCGGCAACCGTTTCACTCTGCGCCTGGCGTTTGATTCGACCCAAGCGGTGTACTCGGCCATCGCAAACCTGATCCAAGCCAACCTCAAGGCAGTAGGTATCACTGTTCAGTTGGAGGCCCTCGACTCGAAGGTCTGGGTAGACAAGACTTACACGAAGCGCGACTTCGACATGTCGTTGAACGGCTTCTTTACGTTCGAGGATCCGAGCATCGGAACCACCCGCCTTTATACCTGCAACGCAGGCAAGGTCCCCTACAAGAATGCGTCCGGCACCTGCGACAATGTGATCGACGATGCCTTTACGAAGGCGGGGCAAGTCACTGACCCGACAGAACGCGCCAAATACTTCGCAATCGCTGAGAAGCGCATCCTGGAAACGATGCCCAGCATGCCTCTAGTGTCATTGAATGGCTACTCGGTCGTTGACAAGAAGTTCAACATGGACGCAGCCAACGCGGTCAGTTCAACAGCCTGGGCGACTATTCGTTCGCGCTAA
- a CDS encoding ABC transporter permease translates to MTLLKHLILHYLRLLGSSLLLIFAVVVAMFVLLQLAPGDPIQGLVGDMPVTDEYRAVLTSTFGLDQPVYVRFFTYVQNVLSGNLGFSYANNEPVLSIIWGRLGNTLLLTIPSLVLSAVGGIVLGALAARTRSRRLDAALSYSAIALFSLPVFWLALMLVLLFSVQLGWLPAQGMSDFGSDGVSLSHMVLPVLTLAFGELAFFLRIMRSSMIDVLGQEYIDTARSKGLTPNQVLRRHGLLNSMLPMVSVIGYNLGHALAGAVLVESVFGWPGMGLLMYESIKRSENMVVLGILLVVAITVVVVNILTDVVYGLVDPRVRARMRRQMSGA, encoded by the coding sequence ATGACACTGTTGAAACATTTGATTCTCCATTATCTTCGTTTGTTGGGTTCGTCGTTGTTGCTCATTTTTGCTGTGGTTGTGGCGATGTTTGTTTTGCTGCAGTTGGCGCCTGGGGATCCTATTCAGGGTCTGGTGGGTGATATGCCGGTGACGGATGAGTATCGTGCTGTTCTGACGAGCACTTTTGGTCTGGACCAGCCTGTTTATGTGCGGTTCTTCACGTATGTGCAGAATGTGTTGTCGGGGAACCTGGGTTTCTCTTATGCGAATAATGAGCCGGTTCTGTCGATTATTTGGGGGCGGTTGGGTAATACCTTGCTGTTGACGATTCCCTCGTTGGTTCTTTCGGCTGTGGGCGGGATTGTGCTTGGTGCTTTGGCTGCCCGGACGAGGTCGAGGCGGTTGGACGCGGCGTTGTCGTATAGCGCTATTGCGTTGTTTTCATTGCCGGTCTTTTGGTTGGCTTTGATGCTGGTTCTCTTGTTTTCGGTGCAGCTTGGGTGGTTGCCGGCGCAGGGGATGTCGGATTTCGGTTCGGACGGGGTTTCCTTGAGCCATATGGTCCTTCCGGTTCTCACTCTGGCGTTCGGTGAGCTGGCGTTCTTCCTGCGGATCATGCGGTCGAGCATGATCGATGTGCTGGGGCAGGAATATATCGATACGGCCAGGTCGAAGGGCCTGACGCCGAATCAGGTTCTGCGCCGGCATGGTCTGTTGAATTCGATGTTGCCGATGGTCAGTGTCATTGGTTACAACCTTGGCCATGCGTTGGCGGGCGCGGTGCTGGTTGAGAGTGTTTTCGGCTGGCCGGGGATGGGGCTTTTGATGTACGAGTCCATCAAGCGCAGCGAGAACATGGTGGTGCTTGGGATTCTTCTCGTGGTGGCGATAACGGTGGTTGTCGTGAACATTTTGACTGATGTTGTTTACGGTCTTGTGGATCCGCGGGTCCGGGCACGGATGCGTCGACAGATGAGTGGTGCGTGA
- a CDS encoding aldehyde dehydrogenase yields the protein MTWSGRYDQLFIGGAWVSPTSSEKIAVVSPATEEVIASVPSSSHEDMNRAVAAARDAFDRGPWPRLPLEDRVAVLERFRAIYALQRETFAELITSEMGCPITLSRTIQATTPLMVLDTFLEVVREYPFSAIRRSANGAALVTREPVGVVAAIVPWNVPQSIIMQKLVPALLAGCTMVIKPAPETPLDAYLLAELLQEAGLPSGVVNIIPADREVSESLVTHPGVDKVSFTGSTLAGRRIASLCGQNLKRVTLELGGKSAAIILDDADLEMTVESLRFASLRNSGQVCSLKTRLVVSRHREQELLERLAALVASMPVGDPQDPATQIGPMVSERQRGNIERYIEAGIAEGARAVVGGRPRDSALGWYVEPTIFADVRPDMSIAQEEIFGPVLSVIPYVSVEEAISIANDSIYGLNGAVFTSDLDHGLSVASKLRTGTVELNGSPAGLRAPMGGFKASGIGREAGPEGIDPYVEIRSIGLPSGFATVLEDRASAVTDRKADVV from the coding sequence ATGACCTGGAGCGGTAGGTACGACCAGCTATTTATCGGCGGTGCGTGGGTGTCACCGACCTCGTCGGAGAAGATTGCGGTGGTTTCGCCTGCAACGGAAGAGGTAATCGCCTCCGTTCCTTCTTCTTCCCACGAGGACATGAATAGGGCAGTGGCCGCAGCCCGCGATGCATTCGACCGTGGACCGTGGCCACGACTCCCACTGGAGGATCGAGTTGCGGTACTTGAGCGGTTTAGGGCCATTTACGCCCTACAGCGCGAGACTTTCGCCGAGCTAATCACCAGCGAAATGGGCTGCCCAATCACGCTGTCACGCACGATTCAGGCGACGACGCCGTTGATGGTCCTCGATACATTCTTGGAGGTCGTTCGCGAGTATCCGTTTTCGGCCATTCGCCGCTCGGCGAATGGTGCGGCCCTCGTCACGAGGGAGCCCGTGGGGGTAGTCGCAGCGATTGTTCCTTGGAACGTCCCTCAGAGCATCATTATGCAGAAGCTCGTGCCGGCGCTCCTGGCAGGTTGCACCATGGTTATCAAACCTGCTCCAGAAACCCCGCTTGACGCCTACCTGCTTGCCGAGTTGCTGCAAGAGGCAGGTCTCCCGTCAGGCGTAGTGAACATAATTCCCGCCGATCGCGAGGTCAGCGAGAGTCTCGTGACTCACCCCGGAGTCGACAAGGTGTCCTTCACGGGATCGACCCTCGCCGGTCGACGGATCGCGTCTCTCTGCGGTCAAAACCTGAAGCGGGTCACTCTGGAACTCGGCGGCAAATCGGCAGCAATCATCTTGGATGATGCCGACCTGGAAATGACTGTGGAATCGCTTCGATTTGCGTCGCTTCGCAATAGCGGTCAGGTGTGCAGCCTCAAGACACGACTGGTGGTGTCGCGGCACCGTGAGCAGGAGCTCCTCGAACGTCTCGCTGCGCTGGTGGCCTCGATGCCAGTTGGTGACCCGCAGGACCCAGCCACACAAATTGGTCCAATGGTCAGCGAACGCCAGAGGGGGAACATCGAGCGATACATCGAAGCCGGGATTGCCGAAGGTGCCCGGGCGGTGGTCGGAGGTCGACCACGAGACTCCGCTCTCGGTTGGTATGTCGAGCCCACCATCTTCGCCGACGTCCGCCCGGACATGAGCATCGCACAGGAGGAGATCTTCGGCCCGGTGCTCTCGGTAATCCCGTACGTTTCGGTGGAAGAAGCGATATCGATCGCCAACGATTCGATCTACGGACTCAACGGCGCAGTGTTCACATCGGATCTTGACCATGGATTGTCTGTCGCCAGCAAGCTTCGAACGGGGACTGTCGAGCTCAACGGCAGCCCGGCAGGACTCAGAGCGCCAATGGGCGGCTTCAAGGCTAGTGGCATCGGGCGAGAGGCTGGACCCGAAGGGATTGACCCGTATGTGGAGATCCGATCCATTGGCCTTCCGAGTGGTTTCGCTACTGTGCTCGAGGATCGTGCGTCAGCCGTTACCGATAGAAAGGCAGATGTAGTGTGA
- a CDS encoding ABC transporter permease: protein MSKELIGVNGSSMVAADGATRVSGRRSLAGRFFSRPAAVGFCGLLVVIALASFIGPYFALSPSEPKFGVLLAPNASHLMGTDSLGRDVFARVLVGGQISLVVGVAVGLLCLTLGIAFGGLAGFFGGALDSALMRVSEFFQVVPGLVLALVATALLGSSMPVVIVILSITMWPGVARLVRVETMKLSELGYVESARAAGFSPLRILVSDVLPNAFAPVLVATTMTVGRAILYESGLSFLGLGNANTPSWGTLLNEAQSFMQTAWWLTVFPGLAIFLVVLAANVLGDLLNDTLNPTLSRVK from the coding sequence ATGAGTAAGGAATTGATCGGCGTGAATGGTTCTTCTATGGTTGCGGCCGACGGCGCGACTCGGGTTTCGGGAAGGCGTTCCCTCGCGGGGCGGTTTTTCTCCAGACCTGCGGCTGTCGGCTTCTGCGGACTTCTTGTTGTTATCGCTTTGGCTTCGTTCATTGGCCCGTATTTCGCTTTGTCGCCCAGTGAGCCCAAGTTCGGTGTGTTGCTGGCGCCGAATGCGTCTCATTTGATGGGCACTGACTCGCTGGGGCGCGACGTTTTTGCCCGGGTCCTGGTCGGTGGGCAGATCAGTCTCGTGGTCGGGGTCGCTGTAGGGTTGTTGTGCCTGACGTTGGGGATTGCGTTCGGTGGTCTTGCCGGCTTCTTTGGCGGTGCCCTGGACTCGGCACTGATGAGGGTTTCGGAGTTCTTCCAGGTGGTTCCTGGCCTGGTGCTGGCTCTTGTGGCGACGGCGTTGCTGGGAAGCAGCATGCCGGTTGTGATCGTGATCCTGAGCATCACGATGTGGCCCGGAGTTGCCCGTCTGGTCCGGGTCGAAACCATGAAGCTCAGTGAACTGGGATATGTCGAATCTGCCAGGGCTGCCGGGTTCAGTCCGCTGCGGATCCTGGTCTCTGATGTGTTGCCCAACGCCTTCGCGCCGGTGCTCGTGGCGACCACGATGACAGTTGGGCGGGCGATCCTTTACGAGTCGGGTCTTTCGTTCCTGGGTCTGGGGAACGCGAACACGCCCAGCTGGGGGACGCTGTTGAACGAAGCCCAGTCCTTCATGCAGACGGCATGGTGGCTGACCGTGTTCCCGGGCCTGGCGATTTTCTTGGTTGTCTTGGCTGCCAACGTCCTGGGCGATCTGCTGAACGACACTCTCAACCCCACCCTCAGCCGAGTGAAATGA
- a CDS encoding SDR family NAD(P)-dependent oxidoreductase, translating to MLLEGRKFVVAGGSTGVGAGAVRAFAREGARVAILDINVAAGIEQAEKLGDAAKFFQCDVASKESVDNAVDEAVAWMGGLDGAMDTAGNNERVLAHEMTVEQWQRTFSIHVLGTVFVNQAAFRHLKDKGGRIINCGSGASERGQLVLQNSGNALYASAKGALESWTRGIAREWGQYGITANVVTPAIVTPLHEEVRARQTQEERDASDALNARLIPLGGKFGDADRDFGPVAVFLASDMSRFVTGRTIRVDGGF from the coding sequence ATGTTGCTTGAGGGTCGGAAGTTTGTAGTGGCGGGCGGATCAACCGGCGTTGGGGCGGGAGCCGTGCGAGCATTTGCCCGGGAGGGAGCTCGCGTGGCAATCCTCGACATCAATGTCGCTGCAGGCATTGAGCAAGCAGAAAAACTGGGCGATGCGGCGAAATTCTTCCAGTGCGACGTGGCTTCTAAGGAGAGCGTTGACAACGCTGTCGATGAGGCCGTGGCGTGGATGGGGGGTCTGGACGGAGCCATGGATACCGCGGGCAATAACGAGCGAGTCCTGGCGCATGAAATGACAGTCGAACAATGGCAACGTACGTTTTCGATCCACGTTTTGGGCACAGTTTTCGTCAACCAAGCGGCCTTTCGTCACCTGAAGGACAAAGGCGGGCGCATAATCAATTGTGGTTCTGGCGCCTCTGAGCGCGGACAACTCGTGCTTCAGAATAGCGGTAACGCCTTGTACGCCTCAGCCAAGGGGGCGCTGGAGTCATGGACGCGGGGCATCGCGCGCGAGTGGGGGCAATATGGCATCACTGCCAACGTTGTCACCCCCGCAATTGTGACACCGCTGCATGAAGAAGTCAGAGCCCGCCAGACGCAGGAAGAGCGGGATGCTTCAGACGCTCTGAACGCCCGCTTGATTCCTCTCGGTGGGAAGTTCGGCGACGCCGATCGCGACTTTGGTCCTGTCGCAGTGTTCCTCGCGAGCGACATGAGCCGGTTCGTCACCGGAAGGACTATACGAGTCGACGGTGGGTTTTGA